One region of Chryseobacterium sp. C-71 genomic DNA includes:
- the clpP gene encoding ATP-dependent Clp endopeptidase proteolytic subunit ClpP — MDIKKEFRDFSVKHLGNSGLVTDQYMGMYGPTNLTPYIMEERRLNVAQMDVFSRLMMDRIIFLGTGIDDQVANIVTAQLLFLESSDSAKDIQIYINSPGGSVYAGLGIYDTMQIIKPDVATICTGIAASMGAVLLVAGEKGKRSALKHSRVMIHQPSGGAQGVASDMEINLREMLKLKKELYDIISEHSGQTYEWVEKASDRDYWMTSTEAKEFGMVDEVLQRAKKEKL, encoded by the coding sequence ATGGACATTAAAAAAGAATTCAGAGATTTCTCTGTAAAACACTTAGGAAATAGCGGTTTGGTAACCGATCAGTATATGGGAATGTATGGGCCAACCAACCTTACTCCTTATATCATGGAAGAAAGAAGATTGAACGTTGCACAAATGGACGTTTTCTCTCGTTTGATGATGGATAGAATCATCTTTTTGGGAACAGGAATTGACGACCAGGTTGCTAATATTGTGACTGCGCAGCTTTTGTTCTTAGAAAGTTCAGATTCTGCAAAAGATATTCAGATCTATATCAACTCTCCTGGTGGAAGCGTTTATGCAGGTTTAGGAATTTATGACACAATGCAGATCATCAAGCCAGACGTTGCAACAATCTGTACAGGTATTGCCGCTTCTATGGGAGCTGTTTTATTAGTTGCAGGTGAAAAAGGAAAACGTTCTGCGCTTAAGCATTCAAGAGTGATGATTCACCAGCCGTCTGGAGGTGCACAAGGTGTTGCATCTGATATGGAAATCAACTTGAGAGAAATGTTGAAATTGAAAAAAGAATTGTATGACATCATTTCTGAGCATTCTGGACAGACTTACGAATGGGTAGAAAAAGCGTCTGACAGAGATTATTGGATGACTTCTACCGAAGCGAAAGAATTCGGAATGGTCGATGAGGTTTTACAGAGAGCTAAGAAAGAAAAATTGTAG
- the tpiA gene encoding triose-phosphate isomerase, translated as MRRKIVAGNWKMNKNVIEAQQLMIQLLGYKNENKTNCEVWIAPPSLYLMMAKDIFEKDEIGVFSQDMSEFENGAYTGELSADMLESIDATGSLIGHSERRQYHGENDESCNKKVKLALDKGLIPVYCNGETLEQRKAGQHLDVVKTQTETALFTLSAEEIKKVVIAYEPVWAIGTGETASPEQAQEIHAHIRGIIAEKYGQEVADEVSILYGGSVKPDNAKEIFSQPDIDGGLIGGAALKLEDFSKIIEGFN; from the coding sequence ATGAGACGAAAAATAGTTGCAGGAAACTGGAAAATGAACAAAAACGTAATTGAAGCACAGCAGTTGATGATTCAATTATTAGGTTATAAAAATGAAAATAAAACCAACTGTGAAGTTTGGATTGCTCCCCCATCTTTATATTTAATGATGGCTAAAGACATCTTTGAAAAAGATGAAATCGGAGTTTTTTCTCAAGACATGAGCGAATTCGAAAATGGTGCTTACACAGGTGAACTTTCTGCAGATATGCTGGAATCGATTGATGCAACAGGTTCTTTAATCGGTCACTCTGAAAGAAGACAATATCACGGTGAAAACGACGAAAGCTGCAATAAAAAAGTAAAACTAGCTTTAGATAAAGGTTTAATCCCTGTTTACTGTAATGGTGAAACCCTTGAACAGAGAAAAGCAGGACAACACTTAGATGTTGTAAAAACTCAGACTGAAACGGCTCTTTTCACGCTTTCTGCAGAAGAAATCAAGAAAGTTGTGATCGCATACGAACCGGTTTGGGCAATCGGAACTGGCGAGACTGCAAGTCCGGAACAGGCGCAGGAAATTCACGCTCACATCAGAGGAATTATCGCTGAAAAATACGGTCAGGAAGTTGCTGACGAAGTTTCTATTCTTTATGGTGGTTCTGTAAAACCTGATAATGCAAAAGAAATTTTCTCTCAACCAGATATCGACGGTGGATTAATTGGCGGAGCAGCTTTGAAGCTGGAAGATTTTTCTAAAATTATTGAGGGGTTTAATTAA
- a CDS encoding S9 family peptidase produces MKKIYLGLLAMSISATYQSQKFPDLKAPVAEKQEHIREIHSDKVNDPYYWMIDYFKKAKDSSKVVDYLKAENSYWEGMMKDTEPFRDQLFKEMKARIKEKDESVPTFKNGYYYYSRTETGKQYFKYCRKKGSLTAPEEILLDVDQMAEGHAYYSASGFSISSDNTKMIFGVDDVSRRQYKLFLKDLSTGKTTDLGIKNTTGSATWANDNKTIFYTSKNPETLLTEKIFRHSLGTDVSKDVLVYEEKDKTNYIGVGKSKNEKFIMIYSGATTSSETRYIDANKPNEIFKVFQPRMKDVLYDVTPLEDRFLVTTNKDALNFKVVETPLNKTGVENWKDFVPHRKDVLMEGISEFKNYLVFSERQNGLSQLVIYDRKSGKKEFLKFDEPAYTVYPSGNPEYNTDNFRFGYTSLVTPSSQFEQNLKTGKRILLKEQEILGGYNKTNYTTERLFATAKDGTKIPISIVYKKGYKKDGNSPLLLYAYGSYGNSIDATFSSTRLSLLDRGFAFAIAHIRGGQEMGRQWYEDGKMMKKKNTFTDFIDAGEYLVKEKYTSPKHLYAQGGSAGGLLMGAIANIKPDLWNGIISQVPFVDVVNTMMDETIPLTTNEYDEWGNPNNKEAYFYMKSYSPYENIEKKNYPNILVTTGLHDSQVQYFEPAKWVAKLRDLKTDKNVLLLKTDMAYGHGGASGRFDYLKDTALVYAFMFKLEGINK; encoded by the coding sequence ATGAAAAAAATTTATTTAGGATTATTAGCTATGAGTATTTCTGCAACCTATCAATCTCAAAAATTCCCAGACTTAAAAGCTCCTGTTGCAGAAAAGCAGGAACATATAAGAGAAATTCATTCCGATAAGGTAAACGATCCTTATTACTGGATGATCGATTATTTTAAAAAAGCAAAAGATTCTTCAAAGGTTGTAGATTATCTGAAGGCAGAAAATTCTTACTGGGAAGGGATGATGAAAGATACAGAGCCTTTCAGAGACCAGCTTTTCAAGGAAATGAAGGCTAGAATAAAGGAAAAAGATGAATCTGTTCCTACTTTTAAAAACGGTTATTATTACTACAGCCGTACAGAAACAGGAAAACAATACTTCAAATATTGCAGAAAAAAAGGAAGCCTTACTGCTCCCGAAGAAATTCTTCTGGATGTAGATCAAATGGCAGAAGGTCATGCATATTATTCTGCTTCGGGCTTCAGCATCAGCTCAGATAATACCAAAATGATTTTCGGAGTAGATGATGTTTCCAGAAGACAATACAAATTATTTTTAAAAGATCTTTCGACAGGAAAAACGACTGACCTGGGCATTAAAAATACAACTGGTTCTGCAACCTGGGCAAATGATAACAAAACTATTTTTTACACGTCAAAAAACCCTGAAACACTTCTGACAGAGAAAATTTTCAGACATTCTCTGGGAACAGATGTTTCTAAAGATGTTTTGGTGTATGAAGAAAAAGACAAAACCAATTACATCGGTGTAGGAAAATCTAAGAACGAAAAGTTCATCATGATCTATTCCGGAGCTACAACTTCTTCTGAAACAAGATATATTGATGCCAACAAGCCCAACGAAATTTTCAAAGTTTTTCAACCGAGAATGAAAGATGTTTTGTATGATGTAACTCCTTTGGAAGATCGATTTTTAGTCACAACCAACAAAGATGCTCTCAACTTTAAAGTGGTAGAAACCCCTTTAAACAAAACAGGAGTCGAAAACTGGAAAGATTTTGTTCCGCACAGAAAAGATGTGTTGATGGAAGGAATCAGCGAGTTTAAAAATTATCTGGTTTTCAGTGAAAGGCAAAACGGACTTTCGCAATTGGTGATCTATGATAGAAAATCAGGTAAAAAAGAATTTTTAAAATTCGATGAACCTGCGTATACCGTTTATCCATCGGGGAATCCAGAGTACAATACCGATAATTTCCGTTTTGGTTATACATCACTTGTTACTCCAAGTTCTCAGTTTGAGCAAAATTTAAAAACAGGAAAAAGAATTTTACTGAAAGAACAGGAGATTTTAGGCGGATACAATAAAACTAATTACACTACAGAAAGACTTTTTGCAACAGCAAAAGACGGCACAAAAATTCCGATTTCTATCGTTTATAAAAAAGGTTATAAAAAAGATGGGAACAGCCCGCTTCTACTCTACGCTTACGGATCTTACGGAAATTCTATTGATGCAACATTCAGCAGTACAAGATTAAGCCTTTTAGACAGAGGTTTTGCGTTTGCAATTGCGCACATCCGCGGAGGCCAAGAAATGGGAAGGCAGTGGTATGAAGACGGTAAAATGATGAAAAAGAAAAACACTTTTACAGATTTTATAGATGCCGGAGAATATCTTGTGAAAGAAAAATATACTTCACCAAAACATTTATATGCACAAGGAGGAAGTGCAGGAGGTCTATTGATGGGAGCTATCGCAAATATAAAACCTGACCTTTGGAACGGTATAATTTCCCAGGTTCCGTTTGTAGATGTTGTGAATACAATGATGGATGAAACTATTCCATTGACCACTAATGAATATGATGAATGGGGAAATCCTAATAATAAAGAAGCTTATTTTTATATGAAATCATATTCTCCTTATGAAAACATTGAGAAGAAAAACTATCCGAATATTTTGGTTACGACAGGTTTGCACGATTCTCAGGTACAGTATTTTGAGCCCGCAAAATGGGTCGCAAAATTGAGAGATCTAAAAACTGACAAAAATGTATTATTATTAAAAACAGATATGGCTTACGGTCACGGCGGTGCTTCGGGAAGATTCGATTACCTGAAAGATACTGCTTTGGTGTATGCTTTTATGTTTAAATTAGAAGGAATTAATAAATAA
- a CDS encoding TerB family tellurite resistance protein, with protein MHKSNKSIAGYHLLMILSSVDGEFAPEEGMLVQQYLAEEFPFKINLDNELEAIALLQPEEWKDHFEFHGRCFLDDSTEEERKSFIQFAKTLIKADDVVTDEEHTFYTLLKNLWNLA; from the coding sequence ATGCATAAATCAAATAAATCAATCGCTGGTTATCACTTATTAATGATTCTTTCTTCTGTAGACGGAGAATTTGCACCGGAAGAAGGAATGCTTGTACAACAATATCTGGCAGAGGAATTTCCATTTAAAATCAATTTGGATAACGAATTGGAAGCCATTGCCCTACTTCAGCCAGAAGAATGGAAAGATCATTTTGAATTTCACGGACGTTGTTTCTTAGATGATTCTACGGAAGAAGAACGTAAAAGTTTTATTCAATTTGCAAAAACTTTGATAAAGGCCGATGATGTAGTAACTGACGAAGAGCATACTTTTTATACGCTTCTGAAAAATCTTTGGAATCTGGCATAG
- a CDS encoding BT_3928 family protein has protein sequence MIKGLLRFVVAIIFILSGFVKAVDLVGFSFKMEEYFEPSVFDMPFFVKFALLFSIIVVVLELWLGFMLLLKFKLKFTLSALIALCVFFGFLTFYSAYFNVVTDCGCFGDAIKFTPWESFVKDIVLLVGLIILFFLYRKEWNKKDDYSSSSKPQNNKLFSIAFGIFSGIMIFIMAQGIINEPIIDFRDYKIGTDLKAEKVKISKNPSEYKTFYSLKNSKTGEVLKVNQDDYINQTKYWEEGSPWKIEEDKNESKLMKQGYKSEIAKFKIEDPTGIDLTDEIINAPKAILVFSYHPKEVSADLLKKVEAKVNTDKTAVVYGISTIPTTFKTIKNAMMDGTAIKTIARSNPFVLTLQDGKIVDKQPAKNYID, from the coding sequence ATGATTAAAGGTTTATTACGTTTCGTCGTCGCCATCATTTTCATCCTTTCAGGGTTTGTTAAAGCAGTAGATCTGGTAGGATTTTCATTTAAAATGGAAGAATATTTTGAACCATCGGTTTTTGACATGCCGTTTTTTGTAAAATTTGCTTTGCTTTTTTCAATCATTGTGGTGGTTTTAGAATTGTGGTTAGGTTTTATGCTTTTGCTGAAATTTAAACTGAAATTCACGCTTTCTGCACTGATCGCCTTGTGTGTTTTCTTCGGATTTCTGACGTTTTATTCAGCCTACTTCAATGTAGTAACTGATTGTGGATGTTTCGGAGATGCCATTAAATTCACACCTTGGGAAAGCTTTGTGAAAGACATTGTTCTTTTGGTTGGACTTATCATTCTGTTTTTCTTATACAGAAAAGAATGGAACAAAAAAGATGATTACTCAAGTTCATCAAAACCTCAAAACAACAAATTATTTTCAATCGCATTCGGGATTTTTTCAGGAATCATGATTTTCATTATGGCTCAAGGCATTATCAATGAACCAATCATCGATTTCCGTGATTATAAAATTGGGACAGATTTGAAAGCTGAAAAAGTAAAAATCAGCAAAAATCCTTCAGAATACAAAACTTTTTACTCGTTAAAAAATTCGAAAACTGGAGAAGTTTTGAAGGTAAATCAGGATGATTATATCAACCAGACAAAATATTGGGAAGAAGGCTCACCATGGAAAATTGAAGAAGATAAAAATGAGTCTAAACTGATGAAACAAGGATATAAATCTGAGATTGCTAAATTTAAGATTGAAGATCCTACAGGAATTGATTTAACGGATGAAATTATCAATGCTCCGAAAGCCATTTTGGTGTTTTCTTATCATCCGAAAGAAGTTTCAGCCGACTTGCTAAAGAAAGTTGAAGCCAAAGTAAATACTGACAAAACTGCAGTTGTTTATGGAATTTCTACCATTCCGACGACTTTTAAAACCATTAAAAATGCAATGATGGATGGTACTGCAATCAAAACGATAGCAAGAAGCAACCCGTTCGTTTTAACATTGCAAGACGGGAAAATTGTAGACAAACAGCCCGCTAAAAATTATATTGACTAA
- a CDS encoding DUF1599 domain-containing protein has translation MLKTSIQFEKIISECRDLFSKKLQDYGAAWRVLRPSSITDQIYIKVNRIRTLQMTDVKMIDESEEGEFIAVVNYSIIGLIQLEKGFSNDFNENKDEILSLYDQYAHEAQALMERKNHDYGEAWRDMRISSITDLIYQKVLRTKQIEDNQGVTIVSEGLDANYFDMLNYAVFCLIKFSEKENNIEHQII, from the coding sequence ATGTTAAAAACTTCAATCCAGTTCGAGAAAATTATCAGCGAATGTCGTGATCTTTTCAGTAAAAAATTACAAGATTACGGTGCAGCTTGGCGAGTTTTGAGACCGAGTTCAATTACCGACCAAATCTACATTAAAGTCAACAGAATCCGCACATTACAGATGACAGATGTGAAAATGATTGACGAAAGTGAAGAAGGAGAATTCATTGCTGTCGTCAATTACTCGATTATTGGTCTGATTCAATTAGAGAAAGGTTTTTCGAATGATTTTAATGAAAATAAAGATGAAATTTTAAGTCTTTATGACCAGTATGCTCATGAAGCTCAAGCTTTAATGGAAAGAAAAAATCACGACTATGGCGAAGCGTGGAGAGACATGAGAATTTCTTCAATTACTGATTTAATTTACCAAAAAGTTTTAAGAACAAAACAAATTGAAGATAATCAAGGCGTTACCATCGTTTCGGAAGGTCTGGATGCGAATTATTTTGATATGCTGAATTACGCAGTGTTTTGTCTGATTAAATTCTCAGAAAAAGAAAACAATATAGAACATCAAATTATATAA
- the folP gene encoding dihydropteroate synthase, whose product MPANNVILSPFHTSQNFHSINCNGRLIDLNVPQLMGILNLTPDSFSDGGKFNDEKSALKQAEKLLKDGALMIDIGPQSTRPNADFLSSEEEIKRIGNVISLIKKEFPEALISLDTFYAETVKFCFNEGIDIVNDISGGQFDVEMLDAVAETKLPYILMHVNPSYQTMHEKTSFADITLTVNQYFSKKTDELLKIGIKDIILDPGFGFGKTVEDQMKMIDEVEFFGFGSFPLLIGISRKSFIYKPLGKSALDINEETQKLHLKALHQGAKILRVHDVSEAKKTIDEFLNN is encoded by the coding sequence ATGCCTGCAAATAATGTAATTCTTTCGCCGTTCCACACTTCCCAGAACTTCCATTCAATCAACTGTAACGGAAGATTAATAGATTTAAATGTACCACAATTGATGGGAATTCTGAATCTCACACCCGATTCTTTTTCGGACGGAGGTAAATTTAATGATGAAAAATCTGCATTGAAACAGGCTGAAAAGTTGTTGAAAGATGGAGCATTGATGATTGATATCGGTCCACAGTCTACACGGCCGAATGCAGATTTTTTGAGCAGTGAAGAGGAAATTAAAAGAATTGGAAACGTCATTTCATTAATTAAAAAAGAATTTCCTGAGGCTCTAATTTCACTCGATACTTTTTATGCTGAAACAGTGAAATTTTGTTTTAATGAAGGAATTGATATCGTTAATGATATATCAGGCGGACAGTTTGATGTGGAAATGCTTGATGCCGTTGCCGAAACAAAACTTCCTTACATTCTAATGCATGTCAATCCGTCATATCAAACGATGCATGAAAAAACTTCTTTCGCCGATATTACTTTGACGGTCAATCAGTATTTTTCAAAGAAAACCGATGAATTATTAAAAATCGGGATCAAAGATATTATTCTTGATCCGGGTTTTGGTTTTGGAAAAACGGTGGAAGATCAGATGAAAATGATTGATGAGGTGGAATTTTTCGGTTTTGGAAGTTTTCCTTTGCTGATCGGGATTTCAAGAAAATCATTTATTTATAAGCCATTAGGTAAATCTGCTTTAGACATTAATGAAGAAACTCAAAAACTACACCTGAAAGCTTTACATCAAGGTGCAAAAATCCTGCGTGTGCATGATGTCTCTGAAGCAAAAAAGACTATTGATGAATTTTTAAATAACTAA
- a CDS encoding DUF5686 family protein: protein MKKLYLLLLSLGYISIFSQSKITVKSSGDQSVISNASVTCNNKLLGKTDASGVLNFRTKCKKVEVSARGFYEDDVVVDKVMEVFLSKADSKTQNIQTVILEDKSDPRALEILRKINDNYKRNSPLSLDSYSFKSYEKISLDFDEDSINAYNTYIANRIDSLKSLPQQPMKAQEKKDSLESVNLMKLVGKSKMFLWERASQSLYSKKYGEKTNILDNKIAGLKEPIYELMAFRSNRNVIPKEIKEENRNLYRFFLTDSIEIDGRENYVIRFRQVDYKEAVNKRKFNGYIYVDKETYALKKIESNSKIKSEGSITSIWKPIENKWFLVKENYKLKMGSTSFDTEDSSDKNKSKEEKEADKNARKKFGSYAFATADYFDFKTPIEEKPQDFKGYTIDVKNSDGNLIDQYRTENLTDREVTTYSKIDSLSSKYKLDQKAKALTGLLKGKIRVGMVDFDLARLIGYNKYEHFRFGAGAKLNEKFNKYISPDAYFAYGIYDKDFKYGAGVDVRTTLEKNSFFRVEYFNDVMAAGRFSENLWNFRMKIMNSGVALNNGVFFGHEGFKVSYENDITNGLTVNVAAKRTQEESKFAYNYKGLGSQFDVTSSTITLKYSPNSKNIMTPTGKYTYEQSLPEVYLNYEQGFKSFDGDFNFSRFDALFVHNFKTKLGVTGVRAYGGIIVGDAPIWKNFTMNGLGKGNGGLNFNLTSYLGFATMEGGEYYNDKFVGAYLTHRLPWYFKSFGKNVSSFDFIYRGTIGDMKNPEFHQFEFKKLDHLYNELGLEWNNFLSSQFNLGFFYRVGHYNTPKFKDNFAIQFKLKLLGF from the coding sequence ATGAAAAAATTGTATTTATTGCTGTTATCACTCGGATACATCAGCATTTTCTCACAGTCGAAAATTACCGTTAAAAGTTCAGGAGATCAGTCTGTGATCTCTAATGCTTCAGTGACCTGCAATAACAAATTGCTGGGGAAAACAGATGCTTCCGGAGTTCTCAATTTCAGAACAAAATGTAAAAAAGTAGAAGTTTCTGCGAGAGGTTTTTATGAAGATGATGTCGTGGTTGATAAAGTGATGGAAGTTTTTTTATCAAAGGCTGATTCTAAAACTCAAAATATACAAACGGTAATTCTTGAAGATAAAAGTGATCCGCGAGCTTTGGAGATTCTTAGAAAAATCAATGATAATTACAAGCGGAATTCTCCGCTAAGTCTGGATTCTTATTCATTTAAATCTTACGAAAAAATTTCTTTAGATTTTGATGAAGACAGTATCAATGCTTACAATACATACATCGCCAACCGAATTGATTCGCTGAAAAGTCTTCCACAGCAGCCGATGAAAGCTCAGGAAAAAAAAGATTCTCTAGAGTCTGTGAACCTGATGAAATTGGTTGGGAAAAGCAAAATGTTTTTGTGGGAAAGAGCTTCACAAAGTTTATATTCAAAAAAATACGGCGAGAAAACCAATATTTTAGACAATAAAATAGCAGGTTTAAAAGAACCCATTTATGAATTGATGGCTTTCCGTTCCAACAGAAATGTAATTCCGAAAGAAATAAAAGAAGAAAACAGAAACCTTTATCGTTTTTTCCTGACTGATTCTATTGAGATTGACGGCAGAGAAAATTACGTGATTCGTTTTCGCCAGGTAGATTATAAAGAGGCCGTAAATAAAAGAAAATTTAACGGATACATCTATGTTGACAAAGAAACCTACGCTTTGAAAAAAATCGAAAGCAACAGCAAAATTAAAAGTGAAGGAAGCATCACCAGTATTTGGAAACCTATCGAGAACAAATGGTTTCTGGTGAAAGAAAACTACAAACTCAAAATGGGCTCTACCTCTTTTGATACCGAAGATTCATCAGATAAAAATAAAAGCAAAGAAGAGAAAGAAGCCGACAAAAATGCAAGAAAGAAATTTGGAAGTTATGCCTTTGCAACTGCAGATTATTTTGATTTTAAAACTCCCATTGAAGAAAAACCACAAGATTTTAAAGGCTATACGATTGATGTGAAAAATTCTGACGGAAATCTGATTGATCAATACAGAACTGAAAATCTGACCGATCGTGAAGTAACTACGTATTCAAAAATTGACAGTTTGAGCAGCAAATACAAACTGGACCAAAAAGCCAAAGCCCTTACCGGTTTGCTGAAAGGAAAAATAAGAGTGGGAATGGTAGATTTTGATTTGGCAAGATTAATTGGTTACAATAAATATGAGCATTTCCGTTTTGGAGCGGGTGCAAAACTGAACGAAAAATTCAATAAATACATTTCGCCTGATGCTTATTTTGCTTATGGAATTTATGACAAAGATTTTAAATACGGAGCCGGAGTTGACGTTCGTACAACGTTAGAAAAGAACTCTTTTTTCCGTGTGGAATATTTCAATGATGTAATGGCAGCAGGTCGATTTTCAGAAAATCTATGGAATTTCAGAATGAAAATCATGAACTCCGGCGTAGCACTGAACAACGGAGTTTTCTTCGGACATGAAGGTTTTAAAGTAAGTTATGAGAATGACATCACCAACGGATTAACCGTAAATGTTGCCGCAAAAAGAACGCAGGAAGAATCTAAATTTGCTTACAATTACAAAGGTTTGGGAAGTCAGTTTGATGTTACTTCATCAACGATTACCTTAAAATATTCTCCGAATTCAAAGAATATTATGACGCCAACCGGAAAATATACATACGAGCAAAGTCTTCCCGAAGTGTATTTAAATTACGAGCAAGGATTCAAGAGTTTCGACGGAGATTTTAATTTCAGCAGATTTGATGCACTTTTCGTTCACAATTTTAAAACAAAACTGGGTGTAACTGGTGTAAGAGCGTATGGAGGAATTATCGTTGGCGATGCTCCGATCTGGAAAAATTTCACCATGAATGGTTTGGGGAAAGGCAATGGCGGATTAAATTTTAACCTGACTTCATATCTTGGTTTTGCAACGATGGAAGGTGGAGAATATTACAACGATAAATTTGTGGGAGCTTATCTGACGCACAGACTTCCGTGGTATTTTAAAAGTTTTGGGAAGAATGTTTCAAGTTTCGATTTCATCTACAGAGGGACAATCGGAGATATGAAAAATCCAGAATTTCATCAATTTGAATTCAAAAAACTAGATCATTTGTACAATGAGCTGGGTCTGGAATGGAATAATTTCCTTTCTTCACAATTCAATCTTGGATTTTTCTACAGAGTCGGACATTACAACACACCGAAGTTTAAAGATAATTTTGCCATTCAGTTTAAATTGAAATTATTAGGGTTTTAA